A window of the Serratia sarumanii genome harbors these coding sequences:
- a CDS encoding 6-phospho-beta-glucosidase, which yields MSDSTFPKGFLWGGALAANQAEGGYREGGKGLTTVDMIPHGPHRMAVKLGLEKRFSLRDDEFYPSHDAIDFYHRYRDDIALMAEMGFTVFRTSIAWSRIYPNGDELTPNAEGIAFYRSLFEECRQYGIEPLVTLCHFDVPMHLVTEYGSWRNRRMVEFFTRYARTCFEAFDGLVKYWLTFNEINILLHSPFSGAGLVFEADENPEQVKYQAAHHELVASALATRIAHEVNPANQVGCMLAGGNFYPWSSKPEDVWAALEKDRENLFFIDVQARGAYPSYAARVFREKGVSVAMAPEDADILKHTVDFVSFSYYASRCASADMNDNNSSAANVVKSLANPHVPRSDWGWGIDPLGLRITMNMMYDRYQKPLFLVENGLGAHDEFNAAGEIEDDYRISYLREHIRAMADAIADGVPVLGYTTWGCIDLVAASTGEMSKRYGFVYVDRDDQGNGTLARTRKKSFWWYKKVIASNGGDLG from the coding sequence ATGTCTGACTCAACATTCCCTAAAGGGTTTTTATGGGGCGGCGCTTTAGCCGCCAACCAGGCGGAAGGCGGCTATCGCGAGGGCGGCAAAGGGCTGACCACCGTCGATATGATCCCGCACGGCCCGCACCGCATGGCGGTCAAACTCGGGCTGGAGAAGCGCTTTAGCCTGCGCGACGACGAGTTTTACCCCAGCCACGACGCCATCGATTTCTACCACCGCTACCGCGACGACATCGCGCTGATGGCGGAGATGGGCTTTACCGTGTTCCGCACCTCCATCGCCTGGAGCCGGATTTACCCCAACGGCGACGAGCTGACGCCCAACGCCGAAGGCATCGCCTTCTACCGCAGCCTGTTCGAAGAGTGCCGCCAATACGGCATCGAGCCGCTGGTGACCCTGTGCCATTTCGACGTGCCGATGCACCTGGTGACCGAATACGGCTCCTGGCGCAACCGCAGGATGGTGGAGTTTTTCACCCGCTACGCCCGCACCTGCTTCGAAGCCTTCGACGGGCTGGTGAAATACTGGCTGACCTTCAACGAGATCAACATCCTGCTGCACAGCCCATTCTCCGGCGCGGGGTTGGTGTTTGAAGCGGACGAAAACCCCGAACAGGTGAAATACCAGGCCGCGCACCACGAACTGGTGGCCAGCGCACTGGCGACGCGCATCGCCCACGAAGTGAACCCCGCCAACCAGGTGGGCTGCATGCTGGCCGGCGGCAACTTCTATCCGTGGTCCAGCAAGCCGGAAGACGTGTGGGCCGCGCTGGAGAAAGACCGCGAGAACCTGTTCTTTATCGACGTGCAGGCGCGCGGCGCTTACCCCTCCTACGCCGCCCGCGTCTTCCGCGAGAAAGGCGTGAGCGTCGCGATGGCACCGGAAGACGCCGACATCCTGAAGCACACCGTCGACTTCGTCTCCTTCAGCTACTACGCCTCGCGCTGCGCCTCCGCCGACATGAACGACAACAACAGCAGCGCCGCCAACGTGGTGAAATCGCTGGCGAACCCGCACGTGCCGCGCAGCGACTGGGGCTGGGGCATCGATCCGCTGGGGCTGCGCATCACCATGAACATGATGTACGACCGCTACCAAAAGCCGCTGTTCCTGGTGGAAAACGGCCTGGGCGCGCACGACGAGTTCAATGCAGCAGGCGAGATTGAGGACGACTACCGCATCAGCTACCTGCGCGAACACATCCGCGCCATGGCCGACGCCATCGCCGACGGCGTGCCGGTGCTGGGTTACACCACCTGGGGTTGCATCGACCTGGTGGCTGCTTCGACCGGCGAAATGAGCAAGCGCTACGGCTTTGTCTACGTCGACCGCGACGACCAGGGCAACGGCACCCTCGCCCGCACCCGCAAGAAATCGTTCTGGTGGTATAAGAAGGTGATCGCAAGTAATGGGGGGGATTTGGGGTAG
- a CDS encoding ATP-binding cassette domain-containing protein: MKFELVKALAPALLLMALAAALDGVCALLLAAAVANWQQNPGHWLGLLALATPLLLAVQYAAASRGFFAGGAVMSALLRALFRRLPRALSPQEQAPGLLAGAIGQTMSAPAHLLAPLVGAVVTPLALIAGLACLSPGVALMLLAACVLLMLVLRGSAARLHRRERELGEANQSIEGALMQFARHQALLRFGYGQAAAAEALTQRLDDHHRAHAALLRQSLPYHLLFSAGLQLTLLAALWFGAHEVLAQRLNVAQWLALMIVLARLLEPLLQLSHLDQALRQLKSAWAQLRQALASPTLPLPERDGAAPQDDGIALEALSLAAAHGGWRLREIGGACAAGEMLAIVGPSGAGKSSLLSLMARTQDPTAGRVFYGGRDVRALSARQLAGGRGVMWQDNRLLRGSVRWNLTQGRTDIGDERLLALLAALDLPPDVLEEEVGSDGDRFSGGQKQRLCLARTLLQGAPRLLLDEPGASLDLRNAERVAALLAGWPGTRVVVTHDPALACRADRVWVLEGGRLTAAGSPDALREAGGWFARFCQAKMTGDR, from the coding sequence ATGAAGTTTGAGTTGGTGAAAGCGTTGGCCCCGGCGCTGTTGCTGATGGCGCTGGCCGCCGCGTTGGATGGCGTCTGCGCCTTGCTGCTGGCGGCAGCGGTGGCGAACTGGCAGCAAAATCCCGGCCATTGGCTAGGGCTGCTGGCGCTGGCTACGCCTCTCTTGCTGGCGGTGCAGTATGCGGCGGCCTCCCGCGGTTTCTTCGCCGGCGGCGCGGTGATGAGCGCGTTGCTGCGGGCGCTGTTCCGCCGTCTGCCGCGCGCGCTGTCGCCGCAGGAGCAGGCACCGGGTCTGTTGGCCGGGGCCATCGGTCAGACGATGTCGGCACCCGCGCACCTGCTGGCGCCGTTGGTTGGCGCGGTCGTCACGCCGCTGGCGCTGATCGCCGGGCTGGCCTGCCTGAGCCCGGGAGTGGCGCTGATGCTGCTGGCGGCCTGCGTGCTGTTGATGCTGGTGTTGCGCGGTTCGGCGGCCCGGCTGCACCGGCGAGAGCGAGAGCTTGGGGAGGCCAATCAGAGTATTGAAGGGGCGCTGATGCAGTTTGCCCGTCATCAGGCATTGCTGCGCTTCGGCTACGGGCAGGCGGCCGCCGCCGAGGCGTTGACGCAACGGTTGGATGACCATCATCGGGCGCACGCCGCGCTGCTGCGCCAAAGCTTGCCATATCACCTGTTGTTCAGCGCCGGGCTGCAGCTGACGCTGTTGGCGGCATTGTGGTTCGGTGCCCATGAGGTGCTGGCGCAGCGCCTGAACGTCGCCCAATGGCTGGCGCTGATGATTGTCCTGGCCCGCTTGTTGGAGCCGTTGCTTCAGCTTTCTCACCTCGATCAGGCGCTGCGTCAGTTGAAGAGCGCGTGGGCGCAACTGCGGCAGGCGCTGGCGTCGCCCACGTTGCCGCTGCCGGAACGGGACGGCGCCGCGCCGCAGGACGACGGCATCGCGCTTGAGGCGCTGAGCCTGGCGGCGGCGCACGGCGGCTGGCGGCTGCGGGAAATAGGCGGAGCCTGCGCCGCCGGAGAGATGTTGGCGATCGTCGGCCCTTCGGGCGCCGGCAAAAGCAGCCTGCTGAGCCTGATGGCGCGCACGCAGGATCCGACGGCGGGGCGGGTGTTCTACGGCGGCCGTGACGTGCGCGCGTTGTCGGCGCGGCAATTGGCGGGCGGTCGCGGCGTGATGTGGCAAGACAATCGCCTGCTGCGCGGCAGCGTGCGCTGGAATCTGACCCAGGGGCGAACGGATATCGGCGATGAGCGTCTGCTGGCGCTGTTGGCGGCGCTGGATCTGCCGCCCGACGTGCTGGAAGAAGAGGTCGGCAGCGACGGCGATCGTTTCTCCGGCGGGCAGAAGCAACGGCTGTGCCTGGCGCGCACGCTGCTGCAGGGGGCGCCACGATTGTTGTTGGACGAACCGGGCGCCAGTCTGGATCTGCGCAACGCCGAGCGCGTGGCGGCCCTGCTGGCCGGCTGGCCCGGCACGCGGGTCGTCGTCACCCACGATCCCGCGTTGGCCTGTCGGGCGGATCGAGTGTGGGTGCTGGAAGGCGGGCGGCTGACGGCGGCGGGCAGCCCGGATGCGCTGCGCGAGGCGGGGGGCTGGTTCGCCCGTTTCTGCCAGGCGAAAATGACCGGCGATCGATAG
- a CDS encoding helix-turn-helix transcriptional regulator → MSTSPQRLLQEYHQQAQDYALSDMLRARRGVLAADVDIELDEPHRAGLKIVVIRRGRLRCESGTGPQVELNGPSLLLAAGRDDFVLNNLFQAGEPLDYTLLQFSAAWLEQNDVRLPPGLDGRRHAQLVPLAAPAALIGQARQLFACPLHESQRGLWFSARANELAAHCLHQCWNRSAAAPSVGVHLAARDVARLQLAREILLAEMEQPPSLDQLAQRAGLNTRKLTQGFRQLFGASVFGLLQEHRLQTAWRLLSEQDLHVSTVAWQVGYTPAHFSVAFRKRFGVMPCDVKKR, encoded by the coding sequence ATGTCTACGTCCCCCCAGCGGTTACTGCAGGAATATCATCAGCAAGCGCAGGACTATGCGCTGTCGGACATGCTGCGTGCGCGGCGCGGCGTGTTGGCCGCCGATGTCGACATCGAGCTGGATGAACCCCACCGCGCGGGGCTGAAGATCGTGGTGATCCGCCGCGGGCGTCTGCGCTGTGAAAGCGGAACGGGGCCGCAGGTGGAGCTGAACGGCCCTTCGCTGTTGCTGGCCGCCGGGCGGGACGACTTCGTGTTGAACAACCTGTTCCAGGCCGGCGAACCGCTCGATTATACCCTGCTGCAGTTCTCCGCCGCCTGGCTGGAGCAGAACGATGTCCGCCTGCCGCCCGGCCTCGATGGGCGGCGGCATGCGCAGTTGGTGCCGCTGGCGGCGCCGGCAGCGCTGATCGGCCAGGCCCGGCAACTGTTCGCCTGCCCGCTGCACGAGTCGCAGCGCGGGCTGTGGTTCAGCGCCAGGGCCAACGAGCTGGCGGCGCATTGCCTGCATCAATGCTGGAACCGCAGCGCTGCCGCGCCGTCTGTTGGCGTGCACCTGGCCGCGCGCGATGTGGCGCGCCTGCAGCTGGCGCGCGAAATCCTGTTGGCGGAGATGGAGCAGCCGCCGAGCCTGGATCAACTGGCTCAGCGCGCCGGGTTGAACACCCGCAAACTCACGCAAGGGTTCCGCCAGCTGTTTGGCGCCAGCGTATTCGGCCTGCTGCAGGAGCACCGGCTGCAAACCGCTTGGCGCTTGCTGAGCGAGCAGGATCTGCACGTTTCCACCGTCGCCTGGCAGGTGGGTTATACGCCGGCGCACTTCTCCGTCGCCTTCCGCAAGCGTTTCGGCGTCATGCCCTGCGACGTCAAAAAGCGTTAG
- a CDS encoding ATP-binding cassette domain-containing protein produces the protein MLSDLRALTRPFRIMLYSALALQALAGVSSLFPWLAIARLVDADPAAYPFWLGVAAGGLALWLFAQTLALHLTHLLDARLCHRLRSQLAAKLVRLPLNWFVRQGESGAARALSQDIQALHQLVAHAPAELVQLAVVPGCALALLAAVQWPLLLFALIPLLAAALLFHVIRSPHLRPAFEQRDRAFRQLNDDYRQLAAHPLLARQFPGAGIEARARQSLRGFLAAFHRWLRRIGALGAVTQLLLSAALSAGWLLLGARWLVPNLTLAELALFVLLLRSVAQPVMAMGHGGDALRAATLAAGRIRALLAHPEIRWGGRSTIASAPQGAALQLSDLGCRHDERWLLQGVNLAVEPGEWLAIVGASGSGKSTLLRLIARYSEPDSGTVSLDGVLADAFSAQAFNQMVAVVPQENTPPAMSLRDNLTLFVGGADDAQLRRVLAVLGLAARLQDRLDDTPSLSGGEAQRLAIARALLARRPLLLADEPTSAQDRQNRERILTALAQLPATRLVATHDAELCRRADRVAVLAEGRLLAVGTPAELADHPALLAALAERQEADDEV, from the coding sequence ATGCTGAGTGACCTGCGGGCGCTGACGCGTCCTTTCCGCATCATGCTGTATTCCGCGCTGGCGCTGCAGGCGCTGGCCGGCGTCAGTTCGCTGTTTCCATGGCTGGCGATAGCCCGGCTGGTGGACGCCGATCCGGCGGCCTATCCCTTCTGGCTTGGCGTCGCCGCCGGTGGCCTGGCGCTGTGGCTGTTCGCCCAAACGCTGGCGCTGCACCTCACTCATCTGCTCGACGCGCGTTTGTGTCATCGGCTGCGCAGCCAATTGGCCGCCAAGCTGGTGCGTCTGCCGCTGAACTGGTTTGTGCGGCAGGGCGAGAGCGGCGCCGCCCGGGCGCTGTCGCAGGACATTCAGGCGCTGCATCAGCTGGTGGCCCATGCGCCGGCGGAGTTGGTGCAGCTGGCCGTGGTACCCGGCTGCGCGCTGGCGCTGCTGGCGGCGGTGCAGTGGCCGCTGCTGCTGTTCGCGCTGATACCTTTGCTGGCGGCCGCGCTGCTGTTTCACGTCATCCGTTCGCCGCACCTGCGGCCGGCGTTTGAACAACGCGATCGGGCGTTTCGGCAGTTGAACGACGATTATCGGCAGCTGGCGGCGCATCCGCTGTTGGCGCGCCAGTTTCCCGGTGCGGGCATCGAAGCGCGTGCGCGGCAGAGCCTGCGGGGCTTTCTCGCCGCCTTTCACCGTTGGCTGCGGCGTATCGGCGCGCTCGGCGCCGTGACCCAATTACTGCTCAGCGCCGCGCTGTCGGCCGGTTGGCTGTTGCTCGGCGCCCGCTGGCTGGTGCCCAATCTCACGCTGGCGGAGCTGGCGCTGTTCGTGTTGCTGTTGCGCAGCGTGGCGCAACCGGTGATGGCGATGGGGCACGGCGGCGATGCATTGCGTGCGGCGACGCTGGCCGCCGGCCGCATTCGGGCGCTGCTGGCGCATCCCGAAATACGCTGGGGAGGGCGCTCGACGATCGCTTCGGCGCCGCAGGGGGCGGCGCTGCAGCTGAGCGATCTCGGTTGCCGGCACGACGAACGCTGGTTGCTGCAGGGCGTCAATCTGGCCGTCGAACCGGGAGAATGGCTGGCGATTGTCGGGGCGTCGGGCAGCGGTAAAAGCACGCTGCTGCGGTTGATCGCCCGTTATAGCGAGCCGGATAGCGGAACGGTATCGCTCGACGGCGTGCTCGCCGACGCGTTCTCGGCGCAGGCATTCAATCAGATGGTGGCCGTGGTGCCGCAGGAGAATACGCCGCCGGCGATGTCGCTGCGCGACAACCTGACGCTGTTCGTCGGCGGGGCCGACGATGCGCAGCTGCGGCGCGTGCTGGCCGTGCTGGGGCTGGCGGCGCGTTTGCAGGATAGGTTGGACGATACGCCTTCGCTTTCCGGCGGGGAGGCGCAGCGTCTCGCCATCGCCCGGGCGTTGCTGGCGCGGCGGCCGCTGCTGTTGGCCGACGAACCGACTTCGGCGCAGGATCGGCAAAATCGCGAACGCATTCTGACGGCGCTGGCGCAGCTGCCCGCCACCCGGCTGGTGGCAACGCACGACGCGGAACTGTGCCGCCGCGCCGATCGGGTGGCGGTGCTGGCGGAGGGGCGGTTGCTGGCGGTCGGCACGCCCGCCGAGCTGGCGGATCATCCGGCATTGTTGGCGGCGTTGGCCGAGCGCCAGGAGGCGGACGATGAAGTTTGA
- a CDS encoding putative T6SS immunity periplasmic lipoprotein — translation MKRIFPLAFPFLLAGCPSIGDRIPVDYPATASLREGKVCITVQPQGDEKLAGISIYRLDEAQSRTFKFFDPLRDVAPNQCVPDEGYAFTQGQQYHFSAKLVSHKKQRAGEFPSAREFVAEFVVHQEGNQLRLEALRTPR, via the coding sequence ATGAAACGGATTTTCCCCCTCGCATTCCCCTTCCTGCTCGCCGGCTGTCCGTCGATAGGCGATCGTATCCCCGTAGACTATCCCGCTACCGCCAGCCTGCGTGAGGGCAAAGTATGCATCACCGTCCAGCCGCAGGGAGACGAAAAGCTCGCGGGCATCTCGATCTACCGATTGGATGAGGCGCAGAGCCGCACGTTCAAATTCTTCGATCCGCTGCGGGATGTCGCCCCCAATCAGTGCGTCCCTGATGAGGGCTACGCATTTACACAGGGGCAGCAATACCATTTCTCCGCGAAGCTGGTCTCCCACAAGAAACAGCGGGCGGGTGAGTTTCCCTCTGCGCGTGAATTCGTCGCAGAATTCGTTGTGCATCAGGAAGGTAATCAACTTAGGTTGGAAGCCCTCCGCACCCCACGCTAG
- a CDS encoding putative T6SS immunity periplasmic lipoprotein encodes MKARLFCAVVGVSLLSACVGDRLDQRYAPDIPITAHAKANGDICISPSPKENERQDTLYLSGDTDEKLIEVGNQDLKKGICATQEDYPFQENHIYSMRLNFVPIEKRRNLQDVSGRAFIAHFKVKKLNGAYEIENITQGSR; translated from the coding sequence ATGAAGGCGAGATTGTTCTGTGCCGTTGTTGGTGTGTCCTTGCTAAGCGCCTGTGTAGGCGATCGTCTCGATCAGCGCTATGCGCCGGATATCCCTATCACCGCCCATGCTAAAGCGAATGGCGATATTTGCATTTCTCCGTCGCCAAAGGAAAATGAAAGGCAAGATACGCTCTATCTCAGCGGTGATACGGATGAGAAATTGATTGAGGTGGGGAATCAGGATCTTAAAAAGGGCATTTGCGCTACCCAAGAAGATTACCCGTTTCAGGAAAATCATATCTATAGCATGAGGCTAAATTTTGTACCGATTGAGAAGCGCAGAAATCTGCAGGATGTTTCCGGCAGGGCCTTTATTGCTCACTTCAAAGTGAAAAAGCTCAACGGCGCTTATGAAATTGAAAATATCACGCAGGGCAGCAGATAA
- the ascF gene encoding PTS cellobiose/arbutin/salicin transporter subunit IIBC, which translates to MPKNYAEISHAIVAALGGAGNIEAVTHCMTRLRFVVKDKARIDTPALKAIDGVLGVVHSGEQCQVIIGNEVAKAYQAVLALGMPGAAAPAAPVKRQLTLKGIGAGILDALVGTMSPLIPAIIGGSMVKLLAMILDMAGVFDKGSSTLVILNVIGDGAFFFLPVMVAASAALKFKTNMSLAIAIAGVLVHPNFIDLMAKAAQGQAVEFAFIPVTAVKYTYTVIPALVMTWILSHIERGVDRITPAVTKNFLKPMLIVLIAAPIAILLIGPLGIWIGSGISALVYTVHGYLGWLSVAIMGAIWPLLVITGMHRVFTPTIIQTIAETGKEGMVMPSEIGANLSLGGASLAVALKTKNRELRQTALAAAASAIVAGISEPALYGVAVRLKRPLVASLISGFVCGAVAGIGGLASHSMASPGLFTSVQFFDPANPMSIVWVVAVMALSVVLSFALTLMLGFEDLPENAAAPGQTAPAANAASATH; encoded by the coding sequence ATGCCGAAGAACTACGCAGAGATCTCGCACGCCATCGTGGCCGCCCTGGGCGGCGCGGGCAATATCGAGGCCGTGACCCACTGCATGACCCGCCTGAGATTCGTGGTGAAAGACAAAGCGCGGATCGACACCCCGGCGCTGAAGGCCATCGACGGCGTGCTGGGCGTGGTGCACAGCGGCGAGCAGTGCCAGGTGATCATCGGCAACGAGGTGGCCAAGGCTTATCAGGCGGTGCTGGCGCTCGGCATGCCGGGTGCGGCGGCCCCCGCTGCCCCGGTGAAACGCCAGCTCACCCTGAAGGGTATCGGCGCCGGCATTCTCGACGCGCTGGTGGGCACCATGTCGCCCCTGATCCCCGCCATCATCGGCGGCTCGATGGTGAAGCTGCTGGCGATGATCCTGGATATGGCCGGGGTATTCGATAAAGGCTCCTCGACCCTCGTCATCCTCAACGTAATCGGCGACGGCGCATTCTTCTTCCTGCCGGTGATGGTCGCCGCCTCGGCGGCGCTGAAGTTCAAAACCAACATGTCGTTGGCGATCGCCATCGCCGGGGTGCTGGTGCATCCCAACTTTATCGATCTGATGGCCAAGGCGGCACAGGGCCAGGCGGTGGAATTCGCCTTCATCCCGGTGACGGCGGTGAAATACACCTACACGGTGATCCCGGCGCTGGTGATGACCTGGATCCTGTCGCACATCGAACGCGGGGTGGATCGCATCACCCCGGCGGTGACCAAGAACTTCCTCAAACCGATGCTGATCGTGCTGATCGCCGCGCCGATCGCCATTCTGCTTATCGGGCCGCTCGGCATCTGGATCGGCAGCGGCATCTCTGCGCTGGTCTACACCGTGCACGGCTATTTGGGCTGGCTCTCCGTGGCCATCATGGGGGCGATTTGGCCGCTGCTGGTGATCACCGGCATGCACCGGGTGTTCACCCCGACCATCATCCAGACCATCGCCGAGACCGGCAAAGAAGGCATGGTGATGCCTTCGGAGATCGGCGCTAACCTGTCGCTGGGCGGCGCTTCGCTGGCGGTGGCGCTGAAAACCAAGAACCGCGAGCTGCGCCAGACCGCGCTGGCCGCCGCCGCCTCCGCCATCGTGGCGGGGATTTCCGAACCGGCGCTGTACGGCGTGGCGGTGCGCCTGAAGCGGCCGCTGGTCGCCAGCCTGATCAGCGGCTTCGTCTGCGGCGCGGTCGCCGGCATCGGCGGGCTGGCCAGCCATTCGATGGCCTCGCCCGGGCTGTTCACCAGCGTGCAGTTCTTCGATCCGGCCAACCCGATGAGCATCGTGTGGGTGGTGGCGGTGATGGCGCTCTCGGTAGTGCTGTCGTTCGCGCTCACGCTGATGCTGGGCTTCGAGGATCTGCCGGAAAACGCCGCCGCGCCCGGCCAAACCGCACCGGCGGCGAACGCCGCCAGCGCAACGCATTGA
- a CDS encoding LacI family DNA-binding transcriptional regulator, whose protein sequence is MATILEVAKKAGVSKATVSRVLSGSGYVSEEKRALVAKAIAETGYRPNLLARSLATNTTQTLGLVVTNTLYSGNYFSELMAQSARIMEANGRQLILVDGKHTAEEERAAIQFLLDLRCDGVIIYPRFLSIAEMDEIVSQHRQPILVINRRLRLNDSYCIFSDQHAAGAAAVAHLIARGHRDIAFITGSLDSPTGLERLSGYKSALAQQGIAVNEALIVEGKWHAQSGVAAVDALLAGGQPFSAIVAGNDEMAIGAMKRLAERGVAVPEAVSVIGFDDIPLAPYTVPSLSSMKMPVTEMIQETINRLLSMLDGGELSKRPSFPACLIERESVAAGPYWGGN, encoded by the coding sequence ATGGCAACGATACTCGAGGTGGCGAAAAAGGCCGGCGTTTCAAAGGCGACGGTGTCACGCGTTTTGTCCGGCAGCGGCTATGTCAGCGAGGAGAAACGCGCGTTGGTGGCTAAAGCCATCGCGGAAACCGGCTATCGGCCCAACCTGCTGGCGCGCAGCCTGGCGACCAACACCACCCAAACCCTCGGCCTGGTGGTCACCAACACCCTCTACAGCGGCAACTATTTCAGCGAACTGATGGCGCAGTCGGCGCGCATCATGGAGGCGAACGGCCGCCAACTGATCCTGGTGGACGGCAAGCACACCGCCGAAGAGGAGCGGGCCGCCATTCAGTTTTTGCTGGATCTGCGCTGCGACGGGGTGATCATCTATCCGCGTTTTCTGTCGATTGCGGAAATGGACGAGATCGTCTCCCAACACCGCCAGCCGATTCTGGTGATCAACCGGCGGCTACGGCTGAACGACAGCTACTGCATCTTCAGCGATCAGCACGCCGCCGGCGCGGCGGCGGTGGCGCACCTGATCGCGCGTGGGCATCGCGACATCGCCTTTATCACCGGCTCGCTTGATTCCCCCACCGGGCTGGAGCGGCTTTCCGGCTACAAATCCGCGCTGGCTCAGCAGGGCATCGCGGTTAACGAGGCGTTGATCGTCGAGGGGAAATGGCACGCGCAAAGCGGCGTGGCGGCGGTCGATGCGCTGCTGGCCGGCGGGCAGCCGTTCAGCGCCATCGTCGCCGGCAACGACGAGATGGCCATCGGCGCGATGAAGCGGCTGGCGGAGCGCGGCGTGGCGGTGCCGGAGGCGGTATCGGTCATCGGCTTCGACGACATCCCATTGGCGCCCTATACCGTGCCGTCGCTGTCGAGCATGAAGATGCCGGTCACCGAGATGATCCAGGAGACCATCAACCGCCTGCTGTCGATGCTGGACGGCGGCGAGCTGAGCAAGCGCCCCAGCTTCCCGGCCTGCCTGATCGAGCGCGAGTCGGTGGCGGCGGGGCCGTATTGGGGTGGTAACTGA